The following proteins are co-located in the Aquarana catesbeiana isolate 2022-GZ linkage group LG02, ASM4218655v1, whole genome shotgun sequence genome:
- the DYNLT3 gene encoding dynein light chain Tctex-type 3 — MEDQNKAENAFSADEASSIVKECVEVILGGVDYDEGRVNEWMSAVVEQSLTHLVKLEKTYKYIVTCTVMQKRGGGLHSASSSFWDNTTDGSCTVRWENRTMYCIVNVFAVAIHL, encoded by the exons ATGGAGGATCAGAACAAGGCAGAG AACGCATTCAGTGCAGATGAAGCGAGCTCCATTGTAAAAGAG TGTGTAGAGGTCATCCTAGGTGGAGTGGATTATGATGAAGGCCGAGTCAATGAGTGGATGTCTGCTGTGGTGGAGCAGTCACTAACCCATCTGGTAAAGTTGGAAAAAACCTACAAGTATATTG taaccTGTACAGTTATGCAAAAACGAGGGGGCGGTCTTCATTCAGCAAGCTCCTCCTTCTGGGATAACACCACTGATG GGAGTTGCACAGTGAGGTGGGAAAATCGGACCATGTATTGTATCGTGAATGTATTTGCTGTTGCCATTCATCTGTAA